aagaaaacacattgctTGATCACAGAACCCTCTCATGTAAATTGAGGGACTACTAGTTTACCAAGAGCCAAGAGTGGCCCCAAGGTGAATCTGTCATGCTGTGGCTTCCCTGACTTGAAGACACAGAAGTGGGTGAAAGGTCCCCACAGTCTCCAGACAACCTTCCCTGAATTTCAGGCTTTCCACTAAACAAGGAAATATCCTTCACGAGCAAGGCCTTTTAGAAATCAGGAAGATAGATGCCGACTTTGTACCAAACACTCAAAAGAGGGTGGGCAGAAATTCCTCAACCCTAACTAACCCTGCCCTTACATCCAAAAGAGTAGGTCCTTAGATGCTGACTTTGTACCAAACGCTCAAAAAAGGGTGGGCAAAAATTCCTCAACACTAACTAACCCTGTCCTTACATCCAAAAAGTAGGTCTTTTTAAACAAGTGTCTAGGACATTTATTTCAGAAGCTACAAATAAAAATGGGACTACTCCTTTCAGTAACAACCCCTTGATACAATGAGTCTTAACCAAATTCTATTTATGATACAGATGACCTGGCCTTCCCTAACCCCATCCCATGCTCCCCTACCTTCCTCACTCAACACAGGCATAGCACACACAGCCTCCGTGGGCTACCTCCAATATAGCACACCTAGGGAAAACTGTATGTTTGTTGATAAAGGTCATGGAGGTATGAAATGAAGTTGGGGGAGTTGTCACTGTATATGAAGCAACATGTGTAAAGTTTAGTTTAAATACAGGTCaccgccaggtgcggtggctcacacctgtaatcccagcactttgggaagccaaggcgggcggatcacctcaggtcaggagttcgagaccatcctggctaacatggtgaaaccctgtctctaccaaaagtacaacaattagcccggcatgatggcaggcacctgtaatcccagctactccagaggctgaggcaggagaatcacctgaacctggaaggtggaggttgcagtgagccgagatcgtaccactgcactccagcctggacgacaagaacgagtgagactccgtctcaaaaaagaaaggaaaataaataaataaataaacacataaatacagCTCACCTACAGCCAAGAAAAAACTAGACCAGGTTGGGAATGTACTTGCCCTCAGTAGGAAACTCTGGGCTTGTGTCAAAAATCTCATGGAAAGAACTCGAAAGTCAGGGAGGATAAAAACTGTTATTTCCTTGCATGTAACCAAAGGGAGTTATAAATTGGTAACAAACTTTTGGCTCTCACTCCAGTGTTTGCTGTCAGAAGTAGCTGCTCTCTAGCTAACCCGTAGCATTGGCATTCAGCTCCAGTGCATAGAACCTGAGTCCTAGCTGCTCTTGTCTAACAAGACAAGTATGGTGGGTAGCAAATGGCAGCCCCAGAGATGACAAAAGCACCTTTACTGGGAATTGCCAACAATCCTGCCTTAGCCTGGGAAGGCAGGCCCACTGCTTACCAAACCCTGGTCTGTGAGACAGGCTGTGTCTCAATCATTTTTAATAAGTTCAGTGCCTAGCACTTACTGACAATACATgcttgctaaatgaatgaatgaatgaatgaatgaatgaatgaatgaaatgaaggacTATCAAAAACAAGATGCATAAGATGGAGATCTGGCTAGACTAGGGAATGTTCAGACTAGAACCCTGTTACTTCTAGCATCTTCACAGGAAAAGTAGAATCCTCATTAAAGGTGAAagtaggctgggcaccgtggctcacgcctgtaattccagcactttgggaggcagaggcagggggatcacttgagctcaggagtttgagaccagcctgggcaacatggcaaaaccccatccctacaaaaaatacaaaaatcagctgggcatggtggcacatgcctgcagtctcagctactcaagaggcagaagtgggagaattatttgagcccaggaggcagaggttgcaatggctgagattgcaccactgcactccagcctgagtgacagaactgtctcaaaacaaacaaacaaaacgaagGGAAGTAAGGAGCTACTTTCCAGGGAAGAGGGGTTGCTTGGAAATGGCCCAGCCATACAactagatttttcttttataccaCCCACATGCTGTAGATTGTCTGAGTGCAAGTGAGGAGAAATACTattaaacacaaagaaaggatttgGATCTGAAAGGGAAACACAAATGTACAACGTGAGAATTTTCTCTTCTCTACACCACACAAGTTTATCctgctacatttttattaaagtaacAAAAAGGTGTACATTTGTCCATAAGCTGTACATTCTTCCATATAAAAACACTATCATACAATTAGTAACCTTTGTCTTTTCTGTCAGAATAGCTTACAAACAtactactattatttatttttacttaataggaGAGACAGCCCTGCTCAACAGTCCAGCTCgggagttttgtttttaaagtgaaCATCATAGAGAAGAGAGACAAGATTAAGCATGAGACCATGAGGCTGCTTCTAAAAAGGCAGGGACCTGTTTGCAGACAAGATGCAAGAACACAGCCTGCAGTGATTCACAGCTTTGTTTCAACCCACAAGCCAGAAAATTAGCTCTTGGGTCTGTGGGCCCAAAGTGAACTTTAAAGCAATAAAGACTGGAAGCAGGTCTGGGAAGGCAATACAAAATGTGGAGAGTTGaaaaggaggcagagctggcaggaaTGGGTAGGGAGAGTGTTTGGTAAATAGCACCTTTGAGTCAaaattgagcagttaagaaatcCAGGAGAGGGGACTGGCTGTGGGGAGGAGAACCTGGGGGTAGAGGAAGTGGGGGAAAGATTCCTCACTAAGGGGCAACAGCAAGAGAGTGGCCATCCTGGCCAAATGCCCTAGCCCTGTCCTTCTTAAGGTGATTTGGTTTGGGAAACTCGAGGTCTTTTGAGGACCCCTCATCAATGTCACTGAGAAATTGAAGGAAGGGAGTTTCTTCCCAGTGTAGCTTTCCACTTTTCTCCAACCCACAACAGTAAATATTGCACAAGTCTACGACAAATTTGGATTGTACTGAGACAGACAGCAACTTTTCCACAGGTGCTCTGAGCACCAGGGAGAAAAAACAGTGCCCAAGGTTTGGCTTTTATTTAGTGTCGGCCCTACAAGAATACCAAGTAGTCTTGCAGAACATGGGGCACTCTCCCATTCAGCCAAGGAATATATGCAAAGCTGATTAGCCAGCCATCATCCCAAGGAGAGTAGGAGAGATGGTTCCCTAAGCCCACCAGGGCATCAGGAGGTTCTGAGAGCCAGTTTTCCTCCAGACCCTCCTGGGACCCAGGGGGCATATTGCACAGTGACTGAGAACTCTTGTCCTAGAAAATAGGTTAGCTCCATGACCCAACCAGAAGGGAAGGAGAGTGTTAGAGAAGAGTTGTGCTTTTGAAAAGAAGGCAGTAATAAATGACCTGGAGTTCCCTGTAGCTTTTGAGCCACCTCTCAAAGGGATCATGGCAGCAGCATCAAGACTTTCATGTGGTTCCAAAAAGAAGAGTTTTGGCCAAAAAACATCCCCAGTGGATACTCTTTGGGTCCCAAAATTCCATTGCAAATCACCCCCAAATTATttgccacacatacacacaaagcagCACTAGCAAAGCAAAGGTTTTGTGCAGAGTTCCCTTCCATCCTAACCCCAATAACCTCCAGTTCCCTCCTGCCCCCTCAGAAAACTCAAAGCTTTAGATTCCTGGCTGGAAAGCAACATCTACGGGCCCCTGAGGGTAGAATCAGAAACAAGTCATGATTTCAAGAAAAGCTGCTTAGGACAGTAGCAATCAGGAGAGGCCTTTTCACTCTCCGCCCAGGACCTcattagaaaaatagaagaaaagataacATAGTATTATTTAAGTCCAGGCATGAATGCCCCTGAGTAATAGAGGAGCCGGGGATGCAGGTGTCTGGCTGGGGGAGACAGAGAGCTCTGAACTTGGCCTCTCTTCCTCCCCCAGGGCAAATCCCGACCTCTCTGTTCACAGTTGCTAACCTTGCTTGCTCCCTCTCACATCTTCCTAGGGCGCTAGCCAAATGTCTCCCACTTCACCTTGGCTAGGTCTACCCCCTAACAGCTCCCCCTCCTATAGGCAGACACTGGCTCACAGACTCAAGCACACAACAATTCTCTCCAAAGGCACCTGGGGAGGCCACTTCCAAGCAGCTCCcttgaaggatttttttcttaaaaaaaatcttttggttttttttcctcctcttttcttaaaaaaaaaaaaaatatatatatatatatatatatatatataaatagctcttcatttaaaaatacagttcccCAGGTTGAGGTATGTGGTGGCCTGTTGTCACGGCAGCATGAGCACTGCGGCGCCCAGGGCGGGGGCGGAGGGGCCTAGCTGGAGACCGCCATCACGTAGTTCTTGGAGGGGCTGCTCCGGCCCAGCAGCACTTGGTTCTTGCAGGTGAGGAGCCCACAGGAGGCGGCCACTGGGGCCTCCTCGTACAAGACGCAGATGGAGCCGTCCTCCCCAATGCGGTAGGACACCTCATAGGGGTCCACCCACAGGGTCAGCTCGCTGGGCAGCAGCTGGTGCAGCTGGGGCTGGCTGAGTCCGATCTGGCTGGCCACCCTGCTGATGATGGGGTCCATCTTGTGGTTGATGCGAATGCAGCGGTAGCCGGAGCCCTTGGACGGCTTTTCGGGAAACCAGTGGTGTTTGTAGTGCTCTGTGGAGACAGGACCAGGGGGAGATGCCCTGGTTAGAGCAGCTAGGCCATGGATACTACCGTAGGGCGGGGTGGAGGGTCAAGGgacaggaggagaggaaggggccCTTTAAGTAAGGGAGGTGGATTCCTCTAAGTTCCAGGACCCTCTTGCCACTTAGCAGAGAAAATTTTATGGAAGCTGGAGAGATCCACTTTCTTGCTTCCAGGACAAGTGTAtgtgacagtgtgtgtgtgtgtatgtgtgagtgcgtgtgtgagagtgtgagtgtgtgtgtgagtgtgagtgtgtgtgagagtgtgtgagtgtgtgtgtgctgggaggGGATTCTAGAGATCTAGGGTACTCTCTAGTGGCTAGTGTATTGCTTTTGGCACACCCCCAAAGCAAGGGAAGGGTGTGACTGGGGCTGGCATGTCCAGGCAGGGCCTCTGGAGACCTGTGAGCTGAAGTTTCAGGGCCAGGAAGGCTGCCAACATTGTTGGGTCCACAGCAAGTCGCTGGACCTCCCACCATGTGTTCcctctgcttccttcagaagaGTCAGAGAACCATCCTTAGCAGTGCCTAAGGGAGTGAAAACTGGGTTGTTTTGATGAAACATCTGTTTTCCTCAGAAGGCAGGGTCTGTGCGGGTGCCTTCCGAGATGGCTATCGCTTCCTAAAACTGACAGCAACCAGCTAGAAACAGCTGGGAGAGAGGTCTCTCCCCAGCTAGCGAGCGGGCTGCTTATCTCTTCACCTCCCAACTCGAAGGCCCGCACGGCAGGGTCACCAGCTACAAGGCTTTCCTCCCTACCATAATAGGTGGCAGATGGCTAAGGGGGACCAAAGAGAACACAAAGGGGACCCAAATTCCAACTTGAAGCGAGTCAGCAACAAGTGGACTGCCCCAGGCACAGCGCACCCCGACCGGCAGGAAGAACCGCACTGGGACTCCAAGTTGTTGAAAAGGCTCGACTGCACCTTCTTCCCTCATCCGGACCCCTCGGCCGACCGGGCGGCCCGCAACAACATCCATCGAGGGTCTTAAGATCTCGAGGGTCCAGCGAGGGAGACGAGCCCGTAATGAGACAGGGGCATAAGCTGGGGACTCGGGCTGGCACTCCAGGACCAGGGTCTGCGCTTCCGAGGGCGTAGAGGGGCGCGCCCCATCAGAACCGCCACGGCCGAGACCCaagcacagggctggggaggaggaccCAGGAAACTGGGGACTGCGGGCCGCCCCGGGGGTCGGAGGAGGGCCACCGAGTCCCAAAGCTGCTCTCGTGGGTCACCCTGCCGCAGGAGTAGAGGAAAGACGGCCCTGGCAGGGAGGG
The DNA window shown above is from Symphalangus syndactylus isolate Jambi chromosome 19, NHGRI_mSymSyn1-v2.1_pri, whole genome shotgun sequence and carries:
- the BTG2 gene encoding protein BTG2 — encoded protein: MSHGKGTDMLPEIAAAVGFLSSLLRTRGCVSEQRLKVFSGALQEALTEHYKHHWFPEKPSKGSGYRCIRINHKMDPIISRVASQIGLSQPQLHQLLPSELTLWVDPYEVSYRIGEDGSICVLYEEAPVAASCGLLTCKNQVLLGRSSPSKNYVMAVSS